One Octopus bimaculoides isolate UCB-OBI-ISO-001 unplaced genomic scaffold, ASM119413v2 Scaffold_253773, whole genome shotgun sequence genomic window, AAGTTAATCTTGTATGactttatatacacactacatatatactgGGAGACCTTCTTGTTAGTTATGGAGCAAGAGTGAGGAGTTAAGCTGGAAGCCAAGAGGAGGAGATGGGTAGCAATTTGGCCTCCTCTGCCAACACACAGATAGGAGGATGTTATAATTCAGGGTTAATACACTCAAGAATGATCATTGGATACTGTCTGATGACATTAATTTCTTCTGGTCAAAGCTACACTCTccataagagaatgaaaataaagcatCTTATAGATGCCATCAatatcataatacacacacgcacatgtgtatatatatatatatttatatataatatatatatatatatatatagttttagagaaaagaatcaaagttcatgaacttatccatgaaagtccacagtcacatatagaaaaattaataagtaaatgcatgNNNNNNNNNNtactgctggaagaatacccaattattattacactagtgttttttctttgtattaccaAGTGAAATAAATGGGTGcaggtaaaaagatattttaccattaatttatatagcaataagaaaagggaagggaataggtggtattcatcaacttgcagacattgtattgtgtcaatttacctgtttatttgtttaaacaAATAAGCAGGTAAATTGATAGGGTGGCTTTTAGCTAGTATGTAGCTGTTAAGCAACTAACCcggaatgggaagatctgcaaacagatctctgacttgttttgtagaatttgttgcaattgcttcctccagagtcgtATCCCAATGATAATCATATTTATCGCAAAAAatcatgcaaaaaaaagaaattgctgaaaacaattgcagtaatgaaaatataggaatccaaaattttaGGATTGCAGGTCTGGATTCAgcccagaatgtttttaatttactcacggagtcagcctgattccaagATAGCATGGTATGTTGGGCTACGGcttctaggagtaaagttgaaaaagtgtgacacactgacattcacatttataatattaaatatgtttaattttggggaaactgtATTTCAATTGATGTgcattttatttatgtgtgtgtgtgtatatgtatgtatatgtacacacacatacatatatgtatatatatatatatatatatacatatacatatatgtatgtgtgtgtacatatacatacatatacacacacacacaNNNNNNNNNNNNNNNNNNNNNNNNNNNNNNNNNNNNNNNNNNNNNNNNNNNNNNNNNNNNNNNNNNNNNNNNNNNNNNNNNNNNNNNNNNNNNNNNNNNNNNNNNNNNNNNNNNNNNNNNNNNNNNNNNNNNNNNNNNNNNNNNNNNNNNNNNNNNNNNNNNNNNNNNNNNNNNNNNNNNNNNNNNNNNNNNNNNNNNNNNNNNNNNNNNNNNNNNNNNNNNNNaaacatatttaatattataaatgtgaatgtcgtgggcatcggtaccattttcctctttctccgttcttccattctccgaactttccatctttccgacaaagggctacgcccgaaacgtcatacactctctctttcctttcctgagcgtccaataatactatccatattccgtcctcactttgttgattttttggttttttgttattgtttttttgaactatatatatatatatatacatgagtggttggcgttaggaagggcatccagctgtagaaactctgccaaatcagactggagcctggtgttgccatccggtttcaccagtcctcagtcaaatcgtccaacccatgctagcatggaaagcggacgttaaacgatgatgatgatgatgatgatgatatatattaaaggattcaaaaaataaaacaaaaatgatagggTTCAGTAGTTGGTTCAGTATGCTggccacaggaatttctgtccaGAGAAGTTGtgcatcatctccctctttctctcacataacCACTTTcgctctcttattattactcccattggcaccatcatcactactacttttaataaaacatcaacatCTCTCCCTAAATTGTTTtgcctctctttctgtcttttccgccaccctcactgtctctatgtctactattactctcaccccagcaggaggaagtgtcattgaatagcaAGAGGGTGagacagaaattagttttcacatttattatattaggtgtatataaacacacacacacacacatatacatatacgcacgtatacacacacacacacacacacacacacatatacacatgtacacacacacacacacacacacacacatgaaacttaCCTGAGTTGTCATTTGAGTGTCTTTTAATTCTGTGGTGTCATCTTGTGCTGTGTACAACCAAAACGTTATGGAACCAGCCTCAAAGAAAGCTATTTGATCAGCTGTCAGTGGATCAAATGTAAATACTTTGGAATGGTTAAAGACTGGGTTTAGCATTCCTTTCACCAACTCTGTATCGGTGAATACAGATTTAGGATTCAGGCGATAGGATACTTTCAGGCCTTTCATGAATCTCTTTTTGTAAACACTAGCATCCTTAACAGTTACCTGCAAGGGAAGAATAGAGAgaatgaaatggatgaaaggataagcaatgtttttgttttttattttgattttgtgtgGGTGAAGGGCTGAGCCCATGGCCCTTCACAGGCCTTCCAAAGTTGGTGAAATCAACGAGGTTAATGTTCTTCTTAATCACCAGTATCATGAGTGCAAGAATATTGTGGGGTGCAACAGTTGTTTGGAGGTTTTAGATGGTTGGAATGTAAAGCAAAGGGTTCTTGTCTTTTTATTCTGtccaaagaagtacaaaatatcataagaagcttgcttcccaattgcctggtttcaggttcagtcccactgtgtggtgccttgggcaagtattttctgctatagcctcgtgttaaaaccttgtaagtggacttggttgatgggaactgaaagaatgtGTATCTGGCGTCATCAGATTTTCATCTCTCTTGACTGTTTTCAAACACTTTGACGGTGTATTGTTCAATAATGACATGGAATTGAGGGCTTAGTTGGATGAATTCTTTGAGTCAAGACCAGGAGATTTCTATCGCCAAGACATAGCAAAACTTATTGAAAGATGGGAGGAAGTCATAAACAACAATGGAgagtatattattgattaatttgttgtagtttttttggtttaaaataaatttgaaaaagacgctcatgaattattcctcaacccaaTATTATCTCCAGTAACAAAGAAATGCTATTGGATTTTAGAAAATTCTCTCAtctacatttctttttttgcttgtAATTATGATAGATTCAAaaactttgtctatttctttagTGTTAAGGGAAGTTTGTTTTCATCCAGCTGCTATATAAATGGCATTATTGGGATCGCAAAAgagttgcaattgttgttgttcttgatcttGATGTTACTTCTTACAGATTACTTATTGTAATGTTTGGGATCATTTCTTCTATTAAATGTTCACTATACCATTCATTTTGTCCTGccacttgtatattttgtgtttgattcTTCATTGcattttttaaccattttttgtCATATGGCATAATTACAGGGTGCATAGGCTATTTGAGAGCATGACATTTTTCAGTTATTACTGATTTTGAATTAACTTTATGTTATttatgtttcagaaaataattgtCAGACTCTCAGCTTATTCAAAAAACAAAGAAGCATGCTGTAACTGTGGCCTTTAAGGGCTGAGCATAGCAATTTAGAGATAGCTCAATTTTTGAAAGTCAccagatcttttgtctacaaagtttgCAAGGAGTTAGAAGCCTCAGAAGGAAAGGTATCATCAGTATCAAAATGCAAAAAGCATTCCCAGACTTCTAATATGATCAAAACACCCAAATTTATTCAACAAGTTCAGCAAATCAAAGAAGGAAATCCAAGAAGATGCCTGGTACTAatgcagctgaaataaagttatactgaaaggaaaccataaatgatgatgatgataataataataataataataataataataataatagtcaagacgaagagcacAATTCGATTGTATAGctgttttattcgttgaacaatatttcgacaacacgtctgtctttctcaagttcaaaacaaaaggtgattaaaaattcaaaatttcagaaatcaaaacgtaaactatgaacgagagtaaccagcgtccatactgatgatgtcattccatcaacgtatggacgctggttactctcattcatagtttacgtttagatttctgaaattttgaatttttaatcacgttttgttttgaacttgagaaagacagacgttctgtcgaaatattgttcaacgaataaaacatctatacaatcgaattgtgctcttcgtcttgactatttaccttcgtgaagagttacatcaatccttttaatataatattactattattattattattattattattaataataataataataacaataacagctatAGTAAGCAAAATTTACCTTGAAGTAAAATGGTTCACCTAGCAGGGCCCTTGGATCTTCAACAAAGGTTTCCTCTTTCAAAACGATACCAGTGGAAGTACATGGAGCAACATTGACAGTAATTGaaccttcttcttctcctttataATCAGACACTAATATACAATCTTCAAACTCCAAGTTGTATGATAAAGACTGGAGGAAAATATTAGCAGTTCCAACTAATTCCTCTTCTGGTGCCTCCCAGAATGGATCATCTTTCTGTGGAATCTTTGACACATCTTCCCCGTCTTCATAATCCTGGTAGAGTTCCTGCAAGCATTAATGTATAATCAATATTGTGTAATAAATATGTGaacaatttatgaaaaaaaaaaaaaatttctaattaaaaCTATAGTAATTGATATATCATGGTAGAGTCATGAtattaaatacacagacacacatgtgcttatatatatatgcttatataaatgtatttatgcataagcctatgtatacatgcatattagtatgcatatatatatatatatatctataactatgtgtatatatgtatgtttatgcgtgtgcacacacacactatgcaaaTAATTAGCATGAGCCCTACTTTGCCAGATATTTTCAAAGTCTCAATGACTATCCATGTTGACCTGGCTGATTTCCCTGCTTTCATATTGTTAGTCATGCTTTTGCTGTACAGTGATCAACTTCAGTAGCTGATCTCTCTCTTGTGTCTATCTGGAATAGACCATCTCTCTCTGATGCATTCACTCATAGTGACATTTCCATGCCTTCATCTTTTGAGTATCACTGATTGCAAGTTTGCTGCTGTCATTTTGAACATTCTTTGTCTCAattcacactgacacactgatAATGTAATGAGGCTATTGCATACAAACTCTTAGAACTAATTATATGAATACATTCTATTAGACTTACCTGCATTAAATACCTGCGATTCATGAAACGACCACGTTCCCAGAACCACACATTCTCTGTCAACAAATCTGTCATTTTTACCATTACACTAATAAGaagaaacataaaagataaactgatgtatttattcatgatcaccatcaccactaacatcagcgtttaactttttagcattcagattatcaaATGTAAAGCATGTTTATCCATACAGTTTGgaatttatcatacattatcttgtaactttgagatttcaatgatgtgattggttatttttagaataacattgtagggtagatgtaagaagctggatctggccactttgaacacATAACAGGTAGAATATTGGGGATCAGATGtggatggtttaaatgctaacgTCTATTTTTTCATTGTGACTTTGATTGGATGGGTTTGCAGTACAATATGATATCATTTCTTTTTGACCCCACCTTTTGCCATATCTTTTTTAGTCTTCTACTACCGTAGTTGTCTTTTACTGATTGCATATACTATTTGGTTCACTATTCGTTGTACTACAGTGCTATAACAATACAACAGTTGTCTTTCCTCTACACATCaattaatatatactttaattAGCCACTCTCACAGCTCTCTCATGCTAGTTAATGTGATATGAACAAACAGATCATGTTCATCTCatttctatctattcatccatcagAATTCTTCCATATTCAATATcacatgtttcactaccatgtagcattatGCTTCTCACACATGTGTCACACTCAGAGTCTAACCAGCATGATAAGGGAAAGTCTTTGAAGTCAGCACAGATAGCAACTTCTCAAACTTCTGCCACCCTTTCCATACTCTGACAACTTTGCTTTCTCTGAATTTACCTCCAGCATTGATTTGCATTTAGTGATCCAGCTATACCACTCAAATCTACAGGCTTGCTATAACTATACAATTGCATAATCATACATGTCTGGTTTAGCAACACAGGCATAGAACATTTACACAAATACTGCTttcaggttttggcacaaggccagcaatttcgagggaagggttaagttgattacattgatcctagtgctcaactggtactcattttagtgaccctgaaaggatgaaaggcaaagttaacctcagcagatttgaatacaaagacagacaaaataccactaagcattttgtctggtgtgctaacaaatctgccagctcatcgccttcatttaaacaaataataaGACAGACATTGTATAACTACATTAAGATGGAATATAGCTATGTGTTATAACTGCATTGAAGTAGTATATCTAAATGGACATTGTGTAGCTACATAGATATGTTGTAACTATATAAtacattgtattattatttaaacagaCTATAgtatattgcatatttatttctgtatgttatgATATTACTTGGTTTGCTTAAAGAAATTTAAGCCCTTTCATTTGTTAATGCCTTCATATTTTAGCAGAACAAGTTTTATTCAACTCAGTAATATCTGACTAGAGTTCCAAGAGGATCTGAAGCCAAATTAAGGCATTAATGTCATATAGGTTGCACAGTGAATCCATTAGACTCCTATGTGTGGAGTGTTGTTGACAGAGAGATGTCAGTCAATGTCCCCATAACaccaaggaatctttgagagccgccatagtcagagtaatgtgaACCAGGACCATTTATTTCAGGTATGTAGACAATTCAGATCTCACATAGAAGAAGTTATTGATGCTGAAGATGATTACGTTGAATAAGATTATAAGGAAGATAATCTAGttcatatgtacacattttttatatcaataaagttgttttctaatattatactctttactcttttacttgtttcagtcatttgactgcggccatgctggaacaccgccttttagtcgagcaaattgaccccaggacttattctttggaagcctggtacttattctatcggtctcttttgccaaaccgctaagttacggggacgtaaacacaccacaatcggttgtcaagcgatgctggggggacaaacacagacacacaaacatatacacacacacgcacatacatatatatacatatgtgcgacaggcgtctttcagtttccgtctaccaaatccactcacaaggctttggtcggcccgaggctatagtagaagacacttacccaaggtgccacgcagtgagaatgaacctggaactatgtggttggtaagcaagctacttaccacacagccactcctgcgcctatattatatgtatgtttttctaaaatagcacatttgtcttcaaatatcttacacactCTGTATGTGTGGAAGCCATTTTAGATGTGACAATGTAATAAGTGTAAATAAGATTGGAAAATCTCGTGGAGCAGATCTCATTTTTCTGTTGTCTACCCCATAATTAAGACATTATTCTCAAGTAGATTGCATAGTGAAACCAAAGACTCAGTGTTCAGTaacacaacaacactaataaaataACTATTCATGATTTAGTTGAGATAACTGACACACATTGGCTGACACCTTTATTACCCAAATGGTTCAAGAGTTTCTATCATGAGATAGTAAATTCACTTGAATATTCTTTGGTATTCTGAATAAATACCTTCAACAAAAGAATAAGAATTTCAGCTCTGTAGTAGATAAAACAAAACttactcaatatttttttcattgtctcCACGTCCCTGTTGGGCGGCAGATGACATTAGGACCACTTCAAATGATTTATATTTGTTAAGTTCATCAGACAAAGCATTCACT contains:
- the LOC106882991 gene encoding kinesin-like protein KIF28P is translated as MFLFFLGSNHLYLFVNPFVVDQDPNLPKDISWEYAQKEIAMASGYAEAMLSGLTKDQQITQENVLEILPMVSEVNALSDELNKYKSFEVVLMSSAAQQGRGDNEKNIDVMVKMTDLLTENVWFWERGRFMNRRYLMQELYQDYEDGEDVSKIPQKDDPFWEAPEEELVGTANIFLQSLSYNLEFEDCILVSDYKGEEEGSITVNVAPCTSTGIVLKEETFVEDPRALLGEPFYFKVTVKDASVYKKRFMKGLKVSYRLNPKSVFTDTELVKGMLNPVFNHSKVFTFDPLTADQIAFFEAGSITFWLYTAQDDTTELKDTQMTTQQICLEWSQKPEEEQQFIQFWQSISAVAKSTGTKFRTNLSSNEDGSIETSALGDKNEIISLYVFGEDEEELASELDNGNGLIDYCKVAHLCYDDKMKPKTELSEQYKALSKKFDNKIQNSVSCVIS